In one window of Henckelia pumila isolate YLH828 chromosome 1, ASM3356847v2, whole genome shotgun sequence DNA:
- the LOC140875063 gene encoding beta-1,6-galactosyltransferase GALT29A-like, with protein MYSSVKRTLRPLYSILLLVLVAATLTYGSFQLKNATPLVGNSQKPIFNATLLKFSSLEIGEPKLRQEIGELLEGNFRNRGRQISFLSSGKYRTDARVRSARGVPLQLRSPEFHQLWLSFRRHLGDWLRNRRFQSDVILDLVNEINGVIDKYNGINHVPAKKYKSCAVVGNSGILVKNDYGKVIDRHEAVIRLNNARTASFEQFVGSRTSISFVNSNILHLCARREGCFCHPYGPNVPMVMYMCQPAHFLDYLVCNSSYKAPLIITDPRFDVLCARIVKYYSLKRFVETTAKDVGDWAPAHEGSNFHYSSGMQAIMLALGICERVGIFGFGKSSLARHHYHTNQKAELSLHDYEAEYDFYQDLMQKPDAIPFVSDKFKFPPTVMYH; from the coding sequence ATGTATTCTTCAGTGAAGCGCACCCTCCGCCCTCTGTACAGCATTTTACTGCTGGTGCTGGTGGCCGCCACTCTCACATATGGATCTTTTCAACTGAAAAACGCCACTCCCCTTGTTGGAAACTCCCAAAAACCAATCTTCAATGCTACCCTTTTGAAATTTTCTTCTCTTGAAATTGGTGAACCCAAGTTGAGGCAGGAGATTGGGGAGTTGTTGGAGGGAAATTTTCGAAATCGGGGCCGGCAGATATCATTTTTGTCTTCTGGTAAGTATCGTACTGATGCCAGGGTAAGATCAGCTAGAGGGGTTCCTTTGCAGCTCCGTTCGCCGGAGTTTCATCAATTGTGGTTGAGTTTTCGACGGCATTTGGGGGATTGGTTGAGAAACCGGAGGTTTCAGTCCGACGTAATCTTGGATTTGGTTAATGAGATCAATGGTGTGATCGATAAATACAATGGCATAAATCATGTGCCGGCCAAGAAATATAAAAGTTGCGCTGTGGTGGGAAATAGTGGGATTCTTGTAAAAAACGATTATGGCAAGGTGATCGATAGGCACGAGGCCGTTATTCGGCTGAACAATGCTAGGACCGCGAGTTTTGAGCAGTTTGTAGGATCAAGAACCAGCATTTCTTTTGTCAATAGTAACATACTGCACTTATGTGCGCGAAGGGAAGGTTGCTTTTGCCATCCTTATGGACCAAATGTGCCTATGGTTATGTATATGTGTCAACCCGCACATTTCTTGGATTATCTGGTATGTAACTCTTCCTACAAAGCACCATTGATCATCACCGATCCAAGGTTTGACGTGTTGTGTGCCAGGATTGTGAAGTATTACTCGTTGAAACGATTTGTGGAGACGACTGCAAAAGACGTCGGCGACTGGGCACCAGCACATGAAGGATCAAACTTCCACTATTCTTCAGGAATGCAAGCCATCATGCTTGCTTTGGGGATATGTGAAAGAGTTGGTATTTTCGGGTTTGGGAAATCCAGTTTGGCCAGGCACCACTATCATACCAATCAGAAAGCTGAGCTTTCTCTGCACGATTATGAAGCTGAGTATGATTTTTACCAGGATTTGATGCAAAAACCAGATGCTATCCCCTTTGTCTCAGATAAGTTCAAGTTCCCTCCTACCGTAATGTACCATTGA
- the LOC140874049 gene encoding protein ADP-ribosyltransferase PARP3-like — protein MVLHQWQSHRNSRSDDEERNARKQKAKGKAPVTEKSPKKSRTEDENGQDNGESAKDIKAKFKKFCETVTEHLSMKQMREILEANDHDSGGSDDAVVPRCQDIMFYGPLEKCPICSGILEVTDTSCTCKGSYSEWSSCTYTTLFPPRRDPLKLPDSIKDSAVADILRRLKDSEDRPLRKLACTDKPFKGMAIFLSDRLCRPHQYWKPRIENHGGKVTSSIIGASCMVASPVERDRRNLAEAMERGIPVVGECWLSYSIEKREAQPLDAYDVLSNLVLAGRDVLLDKQDVKERALETITAQLKVYGKRGVHKDTKLQDGGKILEKDGILYNCVFASCDLVRGLNEYCIMQLIVVPENGLYMYLKRGDICDNSSVEEHLDELENVNDATKEFAKHFEQLTGNEFESWGREKKIHKKLHKLFPIDMDDGVEVRHGALGLRQLRVVAISKLEPKVANLLKVLCSQDIYRYALTEIGRDVTELPLGMVTDIHLNECETELLQFVEKLKCHKEKGMEREALWADFSQRMFTLMPSTKPYNFQEPNDIADHAVSAFETLRDINAASRLIGDMSSSTLGDPLFDFYKKLGCSISPIEKEMEDHKMIAQYLGRTYEPVKVGEISFGVSIENIFAVELSACPSLEDINKLPNKVLLWCGTRSSNLLRHLHGGFVPAQCFLPVPGYMFGKAIVCTDAAAEAARYGFTAVDRLHGFLVLAVASLGEHITELTGSPEDTTSLERKKLGVIGRGQKRTDESEHFFWKDDIKVPCGRLIPSEHKDSPLEYNEYAVYDPQQVSIQFLVAVKFEEQNVGHDMGKVCESNFCRRVLLTGSFRMKGFIWANYGTSLLSFYCEVIADRLWPLDVCIFVKLPLYS, from the exons ATGGTTTTGCATCAGTGGCAGAGCCAC AGAAACTCACGTTCAGATGATGAGGAAAGGAATGCAAGAAAGCAGAAGGCGAAGGGTAAGGCTCCTGTCACGGAGAAGTCACCAAAGAAGTCTAGAACGGAAGATGAGAATGGCCAAGATAATGGTGAGTCGGCCAAGGACATTAAAGCgaaattcaagaagttttgTGAAACTGTAACTGAGCATCTCTCAATGAAGCAAATGCGTGAAATCCTAGAGGCCAATGATCACGACTCTGGTGGGTCTGATGATGCTGTTGTTCCAAGATG CCAAGATATAATGTTTTATGGACCACTAGAAAAATGTCCAATCTGTAGCGGCATTTTGGAGGTGACAGATACAAGTTGTACATGCAAAGGATCATACAGTGAATGGTCTTCGTGCACCTACACCACTCTATTTCCTCCGAGGAGGGATCCACTGAAATTACCTGACTCTATCAAAGATTCTGCTGTTGCTGAT ATTCTGAGAAGACTCAAAGATTCTGAAGACCGACCTCTTAGAAAGCTGGCTTGCACTGATAAACCTTTTAAGGGGATGGCGATATTTCTTTCCGATCGTTTATGTCGACCACAT CAATACTGGAAGCCAAGGATAGAGAATCATGGTGGGAAAGTTACAAGTTCCATTATTG GGGCAAGTTGTATGGTTGCCTCTCCTGTTGAGAGGGATCGTCGAAATTTGGCCGAGGCAAT GGAGAGAGGTATACCAGTGGTGGGAGAATGTTGGTTAAGTTACAGCATTGAGAAAAGGGAGGCTCAGCCTTTGGATGCCTATGATGTGCTTAGTAATCTCGTACTAGCTGGAAGAGATGTTCTATTGGATAAGCAGGATGTAAAGGAGCGGGCTCTTGAAACCATCACTGCGCAG CTTAAGGTATATGGAAAGAGAGGTGTTCACAAGGACACCAAGTTGCAAGATGGTGGAAAAATATTGGAAAAGGATGGAATCTTGTACAATTGTGTCTTCGCTAGTTGTGACCTCGTGCGAGGATTGAATGA ATATTGCATTATGCAACTGATCGTTGTGCCTGAGAATGGTCTTTACATGTACTTGAAGAGAGGCGATATATGTGATAATTCAAGTGTAGAGGAGCATCTAGATGAGTTGGAAAATGTCAACGATGCCACTAAGGAGTTTGCTAAACATTTTGAACAGTTAACTGGAAATGAGTTTGAGTCATGGGGAAGAGAGAAGAAAATCCACAAGAAGCTGCATAAGCTTTTCCCTATTGACATG GATGATGGAGTAGAAGTAAGACATGGTGCTTTGGGCCTCCGACAACTCAGGGTTGTAGCTATTAGTAAGCTTGAGCCAAAGGTGGCAAATCTTCTGAAAGTTCTATGCAGCCAGGACATATATAG GTATGCTTTGACCGAAATTGGGAGAGACGTTACTGAACTTCCATTGGGAATGGTTACTGATATCCACTTAAATGAAT GTGAAACTGAGCTCCTGCAATTTGTAGAGAAACTCAAGTGCCACAAAGAAAAAGGGATGGAGAGAGAAGCTTTGTGGGCAGATTTCAGCCAAAGAATGTTTACACTTATGCCTTCAACAAAACCTTATAATTTTCAAGAGCCTAATGATATTGCTGATCAT GCTGTATCTGCATTCGAGACTCTCAGAGATATCAATGCAGCTTCACGGCTCATAGGAGATATGTCGAGCTCCACTCTTGGTGATCCTCTATTTGACTTCTACAAGAAATTGGGGTGCTCAATATCTCCCATAGAAAAAGAGATGGAAGATCACAAGATGATAGCACAATATCTGGGAAGAACTTATGAACCTGTCAAAGTTGGAGAAATT AGTTTTGGAGTGTCCATTGAGAATATTTTTGCTGTGGAGTTGAGTGCATGCCCCTCTCTCGAGGACATCAATAAATTACCAAACAAAGTTCTGTTATGGTGTG GTACACGGAGTTCAAATTTGCTGCGACATCTGCATGGAGGATTCGTGCCTGCGCAGTGTTTTCTACCTGTACCTGGATACATG tTTGGCAAAGCTATAGTTTGTACGGATGCTGCAGCAGAAGCAGCCAGGTATGGTTTCACAGCAGTGGATAGGCTACATGGTTTTTTGGTCTTGGCAGTTGCATCACTGGGCGAGCATATAACCGAACTGACTGGGTCACCAGAG GATACAACATCACTCGAGAGGAAGAAATTGGGAGTGATTGGGCGTGGCCAAAAGAGAACAGATGAATCAGAGCACTTCTTTTGGAAAGATGATATTAAAGTGCCTTGTGGACGGCTAATTCCATCGGAGCATAAAGATAGTCCCCTCGAGTATAATGAATATGCAGTCTATGATCCACAACAG GTCAGTATACAGTTCCTGGTGGCTGTGAAGTTTGAAGAGCAAAATGTGGGGCATGATATGG GCAAGGTCTGTGAATCTAACTTTTGTCGTCGTGTTTTGCTCACTGGAAGCTTTAGGATGAAAGGGTTCATTTGGGCTAATTATGGAACAAGTCTTTTAAGTTTCTACTGTGAAGTTATTGCAGATAGACTATGGCCACTTGATGTGTGCATTTTTGTTAAACTTCCTTTATATTCATGA